GATTATGacacgataaataatatttaccttatcACTGACTCAATAATTAACCAACCaatctacctacctacctacctacctatcaATACTCGCCCAAACTCAGGGCGAGTTCGCAATGAACATattcatgtattattaattaatacacagTAGTATTTGATGGTCGACATAATACTATTATGATGTTTGTgctaaaaaatcatcaaaatcgtcCGAAAATAGAACTGAGTTTaagtattaactaaaaaaacacaaaagaaaATGTCTACTTTTACTATCTATCTACCCcacatacataatgttatttatacgatAGTAGGTTATGTTccaaataaagcaaaaaaaaaaaatacaaaaccaaatgaatacaattattattattattattattacttacgtaCTTACTCCCGCCGCATCACCGTGCCGTCGCGCATCATTTTCCTCTGACGCACTCTGCTGTGATTGGCCGTTGGATGGACGTGAACGTGGCTCACCGTTGAACGTTCTGCGCgcgaaagtattatatttttttaatacgcgAAATTTTATCGCGCATTCACATTGCGATTGAGGTATATCGCGGTCGTTACTGCATTCAATTAAATCAACTTcatttaacaaaaacacaatatgcCACCCAAGACCAGCGGCAAGGCTGCCAAGAAATCTGGCAAGGCGCAGAAGAACATCTCTAAGACTGACAAGAAAAGAAGAAGCACAAGAGGAAGGAGAGTTACgcaatttacatttacaaagtgCTCAAGCAGGTCCATCCTGACACCGGAATATCCAGCAAGGCGATGTCGATAATGAACTCGTTTGTGAATGACATTTTCGAACGCATCGCTGCGGAAGCATCTCGTCTGGCGCATTACAACAAGCGCTCCACCATCACATCCAGGGAGGTGCAAACATCTGTACGTCTCCTTCTGCCAGGCGAGCTGGCAAAGCACGCAGTCAGTGAGGGTACCAAAGCTGTCACCAAGTACACCAGTTCAAAGTGAGAGCTACTAGCTAGATAGTAATGTAAAATcggtggtgtgtgtgtgtatgtacgtAAACGCACGCATGCACGCAACCCGAACATACATACAACTTATGTCATCcaaaag
This window of the Manduca sexta isolate Smith_Timp_Sample1 unplaced genomic scaffold, JHU_Msex_v1.0 HiC_scaffold_2493, whole genome shotgun sequence genome carries:
- the LOC119192217 gene encoding LOW QUALITY PROTEIN: histone H2B-like (The sequence of the model RefSeq protein was modified relative to this genomic sequence to represent the inferred CDS: deleted 2 bases in 1 codon); this encodes MPPKTSGKAAKKSGKAQKNISKTDKKKKHKRKESYAIYIYKVLKQVHPDTGISSKAMSIMNSFVNDIFERIAAEASRLAHYNKRSTITSREVQTSVRLLLPGELAKHAVSEGTKAVTKYTSSK